The segment CatccatctctccaatcaatagTCAACAAATGAAAACCACATATGCATACACAACAATCACTTTACAATATACTCTCATCTGGTCCGGTATCAGTGGAATGAATATGTGCAGCCGCCAGGACCTTTGGCTTCAGGAGATCATGCATATCCATCACATCTCTTTGGCTCTATTGTTGAGAAGTAGAAGACTTCTGACCCATCAAGCTGGTCATGATCCTGACAACAAAACAAGGAGCAGGCATTGAAGAATCAGTAGGCAGCGTACAATTGTACATTTATCGCTAGGTTTTGCAGTTCAATCTGCAGGGCAAGAAGTCTCACCTCTGAATCCTAGTACGTGGCTTTCTGCAGCAACCAGATTTGGAATTGTTAAACAACAAATTGGTCAGTCAGTTGCTTCCCCGGTCTCTCTTCAGTAAAGTTCTTAAGAGTGGGCACACTTGCCTTTCTTTGGGCCTCGTTACGGTCATTGTACTAGGCCCTGCTAGGGCTTGCGGAGGATGTTCAAATAACCTAGGGACAGTCTTTGCCTGCATGgatgatatatatataacatcaTTCATCAGACATCGTTTTACCGCAACCTTGATGATTGCAGCGTTGTCCATCAGATAACCAAATGAATTATCAGCTCACCAGATTCCTGAACTGAAGATTGTAGAACATCTGCAGGTAGCGCTGTTTGGCTAGTCTCTCCTCCTTGTTCAAAGTCTTCCAGAAGCCATATGTTGAACCCATATTCAGGACTTTAGTTGCATAAATCTTCCATGTGTAGCTGCCGAGCAAACAACACATGTTTAGCTTTCTTTTTCTCATCAGATGTGTACAAGAGGTAAGGTCAATCATGTTATGGTATGGCGCCTACCATTCGTAGATGCGCTGGAGCCCAGCAGTGGACACCTTGTTCCAATAGCTTGGGTCTTCCTTGCACTTTTGGAAGAAATCGGCAATCTTGTTGCTTGCCTCCCTGCCATTCATTGGGTTTATGTGGAAACCGGAGACACCGTCCACAATGATCTCTGCTGGCCCTCCCTGATTTGTCGCAAAGGTTGTCAATCCGCAGTTCATCGCTTCAATGACCGTCAGCCCGAATGCTTCATAAAGTGCAGGCTGAAACCACAGCAGGCATTAGATTATATATATGGTTAGAGCTGAGTTTCATTCTCTGCAACTTTCAAACAACAATCTTCCTCATGATCAAACAGCATAGAAGCAAGCCGTTGCATACCTGAACAAATGCACCCTTTGTATCTGCTATGCAACGGTACAGCTCACCGTTGCGGACACGGTCAGTCTGTGCCTTGATCCAGCGAATCTGTCCTTTCAGCTGATACATGTCGATCAGGCTATGCATTTTGTTGATTTCTTCAATCTCTTCCCGGTCCTTGGACTGCGATGCTTCCAGCAGGCCCGCAACGACGACAAGGTTTACCAGGTCCCTCAGTCTCTTGTTCTGGCCATACCACTCCACTAGTCCAGTGATGTTCTTCACCTTGTCCAGCCTTGCCATCGAGAAGATGATTGGCTTGTTTCTGTCTGCCAGATACCCTCTGATTTGATGGCATCAAAGCAGTTAGCAAACTTGACTTGTCCTGTGAATAAGAGTCTGTGTGTGTCTTTCATGAAAGGAAAAACTTACATGTGTTCATTGGTGTCTTGCTTGCTGTAGAGCAACTCCTCAATCTGTGGGTGCAAATCTGTCAGCCGCTTCTGTTTCTGTGTGAAGGGGAAGTAGATGGACTGGTCTGCACCGGGTGCGGCAATGTTGAACTTTGGATCAAAGACATTGATGCCTGTGGCGTAGCGACAGAGCCCCGGCATTGTGAATGCGTAGTGGTGCTCATATTGGCCAGGCTTCTCTTTGCTGCATCACATGTTCATGTACGTTTCAGCGCTCTAGGATTAAGTTGTTGTTACTTGTTAGTGTACTGAAGTTACAGGTAGATACATTCTACGAACCTTCCAGCAATTTCTTGGTATGTGCTAGTGATGATGAAGTCACTGGTGTTCATGGCAATCATATCTGCAGTGAATTGGCAGGAGAAATGGTACTTCTGGTCCAGATCTCTCCACTTGACATCTGAATCTTCATACTTTGTCTTCTCTAGAGCGTGCGCGATTGTCCCCTGCCAATAAGATCATTTTCTGTGTCATACCGATTTTTTGTgggtagcaaaaaaaaaaagtaatctTTAAAGACTCTACTTGATGACCATTATTTCACCTGAGTGACACCTAGCTTgcttgacatgagagacgccaCTAAGTTGCCATCGGTATAGTTGCCGATGATCAGGTCTGGCTTGCCCTCCAAAATGTCAAGAATTTTGGCACACGAATCCTGAAATTACCATGGTGACATGGTGAGCAGAGGAAGCCACCTATTCAAATATTAAATCCCACATATATAGGAGTAAGAAGTGATAGTTGGCAAACCTGGGCATATCTCTCTAGGTAAGGGTAGATGTCAAACCGGGACACCCACTGGCGCAACTCCTTGCC is part of the Sorghum bicolor cultivar BTx623 chromosome 10, Sorghum_bicolor_NCBIv3, whole genome shotgun sequence genome and harbors:
- the LOC110431016 gene encoding sucrose synthase 7 gives rise to the protein MASKLSFKRTDSLAESMPDALRQSRYQMKKCFQRYVSKGRRLLKNQQLIEELEKSLDDKVEKEKLVEGFLGYIICSTQEAVVLPPYVAFAVRMNPGIWEYVKVHSEDLSVEGITPSEYLKFKETLYDENWAKDDNSLEVDFGALDLSTPHLTLPSSIGNGLQFVSKFMSSKLGDKPEISMKPLLDYLLSLNYRGEKLMVNDTIDTVNKLQTALLLAEVFVSGLPRYTPFLKFEQRFQEWGLEKGWGDTAERCKETLNCLSEVLQAPDPINMEKFFSRVPSTFNIVIFSIHGYFGQEKVLGLPDTGGQVVYILDQVRALEEELLQRIKLQGLNVTPKILVLTRLIPDAKGTKCNVELEPVENTKHSHILRVPFKTEDGKELRQWVSRFDIYPYLERYAQDSCAKILDILEGKPDLIIGNYTDGNLVASLMSSKLGVTQGTIAHALEKTKYEDSDVKWRDLDQKYHFSCQFTADMIAMNTSDFIITSTYQEIAGSKEKPGQYEHHYAFTMPGLCRYATGINVFDPKFNIAAPGADQSIYFPFTQKQKRLTDLHPQIEELLYSKQDTNEHIGYLADRNKPIIFSMARLDKVKNITGLVEWYGQNKRLRDLVNLVVVAGLLEASQSKDREEIEEINKMHSLIDMYQLKGQIRWIKAQTDRVRNGELYRCIADTKGAFVQPALYEAFGLTVIEAMNCGLTTFATNQGGPAEIIVDGVSGFHINPMNGREASNKIADFFQKCKEDPSYWNKVSTAGLQRIYECYTWKIYATKVLNMGSTYGFWKTLNKEERLAKQRYLQMFYNLQFRNLAKTVPRLFEHPPQALAGPSTMTVTRPKERKPRTRIQRIMTSLMGQKSSTSQQ